The following proteins are encoded in a genomic region of Glycine max cultivar Williams 82 chromosome 18, Glycine_max_v4.0, whole genome shotgun sequence:
- the LOC100777545 gene encoding probable signal peptidase complex subunit 1, translating into MDWQGQKIAEQLMQIMLLAFTVIAFATGYLMASFQMMILIYAGGVVLTTLVTVPNWPFFNHHPLKWLDPSELEKHPKPQSSLNVNSKNKSVKK; encoded by the coding sequence ATGGATTGGCAAGGGCAAAAGATAGCAGAGCAGCTAATGCAGATAATGCTGCTTGCATTTACTGTGATTGCATTCGCAACAGGATACCTTATGGCTTCTTTCCAAATGATGATCCTCATATATGCTGGTGGTGTGGTTCTCACCACATTGGTGACTGTCCCTAATTGGCCCTTCTTCAACCACCATCCTCTCAAGTGGTTGGATCCAAGTGAGTTAGAAAAGCATCCAAAGCCTCAATCATCTCTGAATGTAAATTCAAAGAACAAGTCCGTTAAGAAGTAG